Proteins found in one Deinococcus misasensis DSM 22328 genomic segment:
- a CDS encoding mechanosensitive ion channel family protein, giving the protein MLDVLQPQMIITLVLRLAVLYALWVMGLKTLRFAETHAERSVGANDLKLFRLIRIGWGVLVVYMAVVVGIYSLRLEQYAAFYQQGNEVVAWFTQVVGRIVAVVLLSYVALRVVNQLAERIVPGSEFSRRTVRVRTLTGVLRSTATVVIVILAFVMVLDNLGVRSSALLASVSVLGLAVSFGAQSLIKDIFSGFFILLEDQYGVDDSIIVNNNPNLSGGVEKLNLRVTHLRALDGTVHIIPNGQIQTVSVQSKEWSRFVANINVGYDADLDKAIAVIKRVAGEIYEDPEWKDHFLEAPEVQGVTSMAMDSITLRALFKVLPKSQWALGREFNLRIKKALDAAQVVIPATKKTVSFGPETLHVEVKDSKEDKAEKGQDKDKPASTDLKKGPENKS; this is encoded by the coding sequence ATGTTGGATGTTTTGCAACCTCAGATGATCATCACATTGGTGCTCCGGCTTGCAGTGCTTTATGCGCTGTGGGTGATGGGCTTGAAAACACTGCGCTTTGCGGAAACCCACGCCGAGCGTTCGGTGGGCGCAAATGACCTCAAACTCTTCCGTCTGATACGCATTGGATGGGGGGTTCTGGTGGTTTACATGGCTGTGGTGGTCGGCATTTACAGCCTGCGTCTGGAACAGTACGCCGCCTTTTACCAGCAAGGCAATGAAGTGGTGGCGTGGTTCACGCAGGTGGTGGGTCGCATTGTGGCGGTGGTCCTTTTGAGTTACGTGGCCCTCAGGGTGGTCAACCAACTGGCAGAGCGCATTGTGCCGGGGAGTGAGTTCAGCAGGCGTACAGTGCGGGTCAGAACCCTGACCGGGGTGCTGCGCAGCACAGCCACTGTGGTGATTGTGATTCTGGCTTTTGTGATGGTGCTCGACAATCTGGGTGTCCGGTCCAGTGCGTTGCTTGCCTCGGTGTCGGTGTTGGGTCTGGCCGTGTCTTTTGGGGCCCAGAGCTTGATCAAAGACATTTTCTCGGGGTTTTTCATTTTGCTGGAAGACCAGTATGGGGTGGATGATTCCATCATCGTGAACAACAACCCCAACCTCTCTGGCGGGGTGGAAAAACTGAATTTGCGGGTGACCCATTTGCGGGCTCTGGATGGCACCGTCCACATCATTCCCAACGGGCAGATCCAGACGGTCAGTGTCCAGAGCAAAGAGTGGAGCCGTTTTGTGGCCAACATCAACGTGGGCTACGATGCCGATCTGGACAAAGCCATTGCAGTGATCAAACGGGTGGCTGGAGAGATTTACGAAGATCCCGAGTGGAAGGACCACTTTCTGGAGGCCCCTGAAGTGCAAGGGGTCACCAGCATGGCCATGGATTCCATCACCCTGCGTGCCCTGTTCAAGGTGCTTCCCAAATCCCAGTGGGCTCTGGGACGTGAGTTCAATTTGCGGATCAAGAAGGCTCTGGATGCCGCTCAGGTGGTGATTCCTGCCACCAAGAAGACGGTCAGTTTCGGTCCAGAGACCCTGCATGTGGAAGTCAAGGACTCAAAAGAAGACAAAGCAGAGAAAGGGCAGGACAAAGACAAACCTGCATCCACAGACCTGAAGAAAGGCCCTGAGAACAAGTCTTGA
- the ppk1 gene encoding polyphosphate kinase 1 encodes MSVESHHNLDKLPREAYLNRELAWLEFNERVRHEATHPKNPPLERLKYTAICGSNLDEFFMVRVAGIHRQIAAHVRTHTPDGLTPHQNLDLVRKHMPEMMANIQRNLQTNLENLEKHGIQFVKYAELDDEARENLRQYYLKEVHPVLTPLAVDPSHPFPYISNLSLNLAVILEEDEGIELARVKVPVGVLPRVVKISDGRYMFLEDLIAAHLSELFRGRTVLSSHVFRVTRNTDYEFEEEEAEDLLATIEDGLRRRRFGAVVRLEANPDIPERLLSELTERLRLSRQDVFLLSGPLGVADFMGLVGILSPLHPHLTYVPYVASIPDLEGEEGIFCSLQQQDFLMHHPYESFEAVLQFIEEAAQDPDVLAIKQTLYRTGGDRRLLRALTRAAEAGKQVVALVELKARFDEQRNITWARALERAGIHVVYGLPKLKTHAKVTLVVRREQGGLRRYVHIGTGNYNPRTAAMYTDISFLTSDKDICIDASELFNRLTGYAEATYRKMLVAPERMRHDFYALIDREIQQAKAGQPAAITAKMNSLTDPGLIQKLYQASQAGVQIRLIIRGVCCLKPGVPGLSDNIVVRSIIGRFLEHARIYAFFNAGASEVYIGSADWMTRNLNRRVEVVVPIRGSKHQRYLQNLLEAEWRDTRGSWQLFPDGKCEKVRGSKTFSSQRHFMLKHGALEEVED; translated from the coding sequence ATGTCAGTGGAAAGTCATCACAACCTCGATAAACTGCCCAGAGAGGCCTACCTGAACCGTGAATTGGCCTGGCTGGAATTCAATGAGCGGGTGCGACACGAAGCCACACATCCCAAAAATCCTCCTCTGGAACGATTGAAATACACCGCCATTTGCGGCAGCAACCTCGATGAATTTTTCATGGTGCGGGTGGCTGGAATCCACCGGCAGATCGCAGCCCATGTGCGCACCCACACCCCGGATGGCCTGACCCCCCACCAGAACCTTGATCTTGTGCGCAAACACATGCCCGAGATGATGGCCAACATCCAGAGAAACCTGCAAACCAATCTGGAAAACCTTGAAAAGCACGGCATCCAGTTTGTGAAGTACGCAGAACTGGACGATGAAGCCCGCGAAAACCTCAGGCAGTATTACCTCAAAGAAGTGCACCCGGTGCTGACCCCTCTGGCCGTGGATCCGAGTCACCCTTTCCCCTACATTTCCAACCTGAGTCTGAACCTCGCGGTGATTCTGGAAGAAGACGAGGGCATTGAACTGGCCCGTGTGAAAGTGCCTGTGGGGGTGTTGCCCAGAGTGGTCAAGATCTCCGATGGGCGCTACATGTTTCTGGAAGACCTGATTGCTGCGCACCTTTCTGAACTGTTCCGGGGTCGCACGGTTCTGAGCAGTCATGTGTTCCGCGTCACCCGCAACACCGACTATGAATTTGAAGAAGAGGAGGCCGAAGACCTGCTGGCCACCATTGAAGACGGTCTCAGGCGCAGGCGTTTTGGTGCGGTGGTGCGTCTGGAGGCCAACCCGGACATTCCCGAGCGCTTGCTGTCCGAATTGACCGAGCGCCTCAGGCTCAGCCGTCAAGATGTGTTTTTGCTGTCCGGTCCTCTGGGCGTGGCAGATTTCATGGGTTTGGTGGGCATTTTGTCACCCCTCCATCCCCATTTGACTTATGTGCCTTATGTGGCCAGCATTCCCGATCTGGAAGGGGAGGAGGGCATTTTCTGTAGCCTTCAGCAGCAGGATTTCTTGATGCATCACCCTTATGAATCCTTCGAGGCGGTTTTGCAGTTCATCGAGGAGGCCGCACAGGATCCAGATGTGCTGGCGATCAAACAGACCCTTTACCGCACAGGCGGAGACCGGCGTTTGCTGCGTGCCCTGACCCGTGCCGCCGAGGCAGGCAAACAGGTGGTGGCCCTTGTGGAACTCAAGGCCCGTTTTGATGAGCAGCGCAACATCACCTGGGCCAGAGCTCTGGAACGTGCAGGGATTCACGTGGTGTACGGTCTTCCCAAACTGAAAACACACGCCAAGGTGACTCTGGTGGTGCGCCGTGAACAAGGAGGCCTGAGGCGTTATGTTCACATCGGCACCGGAAACTACAACCCGAGAACCGCTGCCATGTACACCGACATTTCTTTCCTGACTTCCGACAAGGACATCTGCATTGATGCCAGCGAGTTGTTCAACCGCCTGACCGGTTACGCCGAGGCCACCTACCGCAAAATGCTGGTGGCCCCAGAGCGCATGCGCCATGATTTTTATGCCTTGATTGACCGTGAGATTCAGCAAGCGAAAGCAGGGCAGCCTGCAGCCATCACTGCCAAGATGAACAGCCTCACCGATCCGGGACTGATTCAGAAGTTGTATCAGGCTTCGCAAGCAGGGGTGCAGATCCGCCTGATCATCCGTGGGGTGTGTTGCCTGAAGCCCGGTGTGCCTGGCCTGAGCGACAACATCGTGGTGCGTTCCATCATCGGGCGTTTTCTGGAACATGCCCGCATTTATGCGTTTTTCAATGCTGGAGCCAGCGAAGTGTACATTGGCAGTGCAGACTGGATGACCCGCAACCTGAACCGGCGCGTGGAGGTGGTGGTCCCCATCCGGGGCAGCAAGCACCAGCGTTACCTGCAAAACCTGCTGGAAGCCGAGTGGCGTGATACCCGTGGAAGCTGGCAGCTTTTCCCGGACGGCAAATGCGAAAAAGTGCGTGGCAGCAAAACCTTCAGCTCCCAGAGGCACTTCATGCTCAAGCACGGTGCTCTGGAAGAAGTGGAAGACTGA
- a CDS encoding cupin domain-containing protein has product MESTLPTCTVVRSEEQYRGKQGLDYQRGISAQSTGSTGLCMHLNTFPPGARARAHLHDHHETAIYMLKGEVGMWYGENLKEHMVVRAGDYLYIPANMPHLPYNMSETEEAVALLARTDPNEQESVTLLPELDLIHV; this is encoded by the coding sequence ATGGAAAGCACTTTACCCACCTGCACGGTGGTCCGTTCCGAAGAGCAATACCGTGGCAAACAGGGCCTCGATTACCAGAGGGGCATCTCTGCGCAGAGCACCGGGTCCACAGGTCTGTGCATGCACCTGAACACTTTTCCTCCGGGTGCCAGAGCCAGAGCCCACCTTCACGACCACCACGAAACGGCCATTTACATGCTGAAAGGCGAAGTGGGCATGTGGTACGGCGAGAACCTGAAAGAGCACATGGTGGTTCGTGCAGGAGATTACCTCTACATTCCGGCCAACATGCCCCACTTGCCTTACAACATGAGTGAAACCGAGGAAGCAGTGGCCCTCCTTGCCCGCACCGATCCCAACGAGCAGGAAAGCGTCACCTTGCTGCCAGAGCTTGATCTCATTCACGTTTGA
- a CDS encoding MFS transporter codes for MLSAPRDPVRRTMFYSLLEGSMSQIFLNWTTGIVLTGFMIYLGAKPSELALVASVPLLAQMISPFAAWWAGRLGKRKDLTLLTAVLGRSLWVLAALLPLFNIPEAFRPTFVVLLVALSSALQAAAGTLWQAWMGDVIPEEERGKYMGFRTGLVGVIGMLGNLLAGWLLDRLPEPYNFQLVLLLGVGCALLGGYFLKQHHEPEGKVLRFKLLDTFALPLRDLNFRRYLGFAAYWMVAVMLCSGFVFPYFLKVVKMSFTMLALWTAVASISAMLLMPLWGAVADRWGNKPVLAIGTFVAGTLMPLCWMLGGITGNMGYLWAAAVFDAVAWGAIGPALFNLVLASSPAETRASYFGMFNLLTGFTGFLGGIISGALMEWFPLIFGNTHAYHALFILAGVMRASAWILLKPITETRAHRTRDVLRYIAQHLIPVRKF; via the coding sequence ATGTTGTCTGCCCCCCGTGATCCTGTCCGTCGCACCATGTTCTACTCGCTTCTTGAAGGCAGCATGAGCCAGATTTTCCTCAACTGGACCACCGGAATTGTGCTGACCGGGTTCATGATTTACCTCGGGGCCAAACCCAGCGAACTGGCTCTGGTGGCCAGCGTCCCCTTGCTGGCCCAGATGATCAGCCCGTTTGCAGCATGGTGGGCAGGCAGACTGGGCAAACGCAAAGACCTGACCCTGCTGACCGCAGTGCTGGGACGAAGCCTCTGGGTGCTGGCAGCCCTCTTGCCTCTTTTCAACATTCCTGAAGCCTTCAGGCCCACCTTTGTGGTGTTGCTGGTGGCCCTGTCCAGTGCCCTTCAAGCCGCAGCAGGCACCCTCTGGCAGGCATGGATGGGCGATGTGATCCCCGAGGAAGAACGGGGCAAATACATGGGCTTCCGAACCGGACTGGTGGGCGTGATCGGCATGCTGGGAAACCTGCTGGCTGGATGGTTGCTGGACCGCCTTCCAGAGCCCTACAATTTCCAGCTGGTTTTGCTGCTCGGGGTAGGATGTGCCTTGCTGGGTGGATACTTCCTGAAGCAACACCACGAACCCGAAGGCAAAGTGCTGCGCTTCAAACTGCTGGACACTTTTGCACTTCCCCTCAGGGACCTCAATTTCCGCCGTTATCTGGGCTTTGCAGCCTACTGGATGGTTGCGGTGATGCTGTGCTCGGGTTTTGTGTTCCCTTACTTCCTGAAAGTGGTGAAAATGAGTTTCACCATGCTGGCCCTCTGGACCGCCGTGGCGAGCATCTCAGCCATGCTGCTGATGCCCTTGTGGGGAGCAGTGGCAGACCGCTGGGGCAACAAACCTGTGCTGGCGATTGGCACCTTTGTGGCCGGAACCCTGATGCCTCTGTGCTGGATGCTGGGAGGCATCACCGGAAACATGGGGTACCTCTGGGCTGCAGCGGTGTTTGATGCGGTGGCCTGGGGTGCCATCGGACCTGCACTGTTCAATCTGGTGCTCGCCAGCAGTCCAGCCGAAACCCGAGCTTCCTACTTTGGCATGTTCAATTTGCTGACCGGGTTTACTGGGTTTCTGGGGGGCATCATCAGCGGTGCCCTGATGGAGTGGTTTCCTTTGATCTTTGGCAACACCCACGCTTACCATGCGCTGTTCATTCTGGCCGGGGTGATGCGCGCCAGTGCATGGATCCTGCTCAAGCCCATCACCGAAACCCGAGCCCACCGCACCCGAGATGTGCTGCGCTACATTGCCCAGCACCTGATTCCAGTGCGCAAATTTTAA
- the glgP gene encoding alpha-glucan family phosphorylase, producing MNTLTKVTVMPSLPKRIERLQDLAYNLYWSWTPRAQELYQELNPEIWERYHNNPVRTLIEVSQKDLQAVLKNPDYLERYDQVIKDFDAYIKQKKTWYSKQKQKLSGKIAYFSAEFAYAESLPIYSGGLGVLAGDHCKSASDLGLPFVGVGLLYHQGYFTQLLDKDGWQQERYDEQNLSTLPIELARKDGRELRVHVDILGRDVQSRVWILQVGRIKVYLMDTNVPENSPEDRNLTARLYGGNQEMRIAQEMILGIGGVRALRALNENIAIWHMNEGHAAFLGIERVREFEQQLGLSFREAVELAAASTLFTTHTPVPAGNDAFPMDLIDRYLGSWYHTLNVSREEFQELARHDQPWGPTFSMTVLALKLSRAANGVSALHGEVSRKMWNFLYPGAHHTEVPIGHVTNGAHTLTFLAQELRDLFDQHLPEDWKERVHEKDLWNDLDKIPDAEFTQALHDLKKKMAKFVRERLKRQYLRHGASAARVASAEKVLDTHTLTIGFARRFATYKRATLLFRDLERLKRIVNNPERPVQFVFAGKAHPADNPGKEFIQQIYRYAQDPELQGKIVIMENYDMEVARHLVQGVDVWLNNPRRPLEASGTSGMKASFNGSPNLSILDGWWVEGHDPVNTNGWAIGEEREYENLDVQDDADAYSLYDLLENHIVPAYYERDDSKLRHKWMNIARAAIKSVAPQFSMARQVIDYTKQYYQTLDARAQSISKEDLKAVRHIAGWKNWVRQQWSRLHVEAFSELPEHAKPGDAVKVYVRVQTAGIDPNTLRVEGVIRRQSDDVRTFGVLTLQSSQDGWAEYAGEVALPESGTFEVGARVIPYVSDLSTPLELGLIRWA from the coding sequence ATGAACACCCTTACCAAAGTCACTGTGATGCCCAGCCTGCCCAAGCGCATCGAACGTTTGCAGGATCTGGCCTATAACCTTTACTGGTCCTGGACCCCCAGAGCACAGGAGCTGTATCAGGAACTCAACCCTGAAATCTGGGAGCGTTACCACAACAACCCCGTGCGCACCCTGATCGAAGTCAGCCAGAAAGACCTGCAGGCTGTCCTCAAAAACCCCGACTACCTTGAACGTTACGACCAGGTGATCAAAGACTTCGATGCTTACATCAAGCAGAAGAAGACCTGGTACTCCAAACAGAAACAAAAACTCTCGGGCAAGATCGCCTACTTCAGCGCCGAGTTTGCCTACGCCGAAAGCCTCCCCATCTACTCGGGCGGTCTGGGCGTGCTGGCCGGGGACCACTGCAAGAGCGCTTCTGACCTCGGTCTGCCTTTTGTGGGCGTGGGTCTGCTCTACCATCAGGGCTACTTCACCCAACTGCTGGACAAAGACGGCTGGCAGCAAGAGCGCTACGACGAGCAAAACCTCTCGACCTTGCCCATCGAACTGGCCCGCAAAGATGGCCGTGAACTGCGCGTGCACGTGGACATTCTGGGCCGCGACGTGCAGTCCCGGGTGTGGATCCTGCAAGTGGGCCGCATCAAGGTCTACCTGATGGACACCAACGTCCCCGAGAACTCCCCTGAAGACCGCAACCTGACCGCCCGCCTGTACGGTGGCAATCAGGAAATGCGCATCGCTCAGGAAATGATTCTGGGCATCGGTGGTGTGCGTGCCCTGCGTGCCCTGAATGAAAACATCGCCATCTGGCACATGAACGAAGGCCACGCTGCATTCCTCGGCATCGAGCGTGTGCGCGAATTCGAGCAGCAACTCGGGCTGTCTTTCCGTGAAGCTGTGGAACTGGCCGCTGCCAGCACCCTGTTCACCACCCACACCCCTGTGCCTGCCGGAAACGACGCTTTCCCCATGGACCTGATTGACCGTTACCTCGGCAGCTGGTACCACACCCTGAACGTCAGCCGCGAAGAGTTCCAAGAACTTGCCCGCCATGACCAGCCCTGGGGTCCCACCTTCAGCATGACCGTGCTGGCCCTGAAACTCTCCAGAGCCGCCAACGGGGTGTCTGCCCTGCACGGCGAAGTGTCCCGCAAGATGTGGAACTTCCTGTACCCCGGCGCACACCACACCGAAGTGCCCATCGGTCACGTCACCAACGGTGCCCACACCCTGACCTTCCTTGCTCAGGAACTGCGCGACCTGTTTGACCAGCACCTCCCCGAGGACTGGAAAGAGCGCGTGCACGAAAAAGACCTCTGGAACGATCTGGACAAAATTCCTGACGCCGAGTTCACCCAGGCCCTGCACGACCTCAAGAAGAAAATGGCCAAGTTTGTGCGTGAGCGCCTCAAGCGCCAGTACCTGCGTCACGGTGCCAGTGCAGCCCGCGTGGCCAGCGCTGAAAAAGTGCTCGACACCCACACCCTGACCATCGGCTTTGCCCGCCGCTTCGCCACCTACAAACGCGCCACCCTCCTGTTCCGCGACCTTGAGCGCCTCAAGCGCATCGTGAACAACCCCGAGCGTCCTGTGCAGTTCGTGTTCGCTGGTAAAGCACACCCCGCCGACAACCCCGGCAAAGAGTTCATCCAGCAGATCTACCGTTACGCTCAGGACCCCGAGCTGCAAGGCAAGATCGTGATCATGGAGAACTACGACATGGAAGTGGCCCGTCACCTCGTGCAGGGCGTGGACGTGTGGCTGAACAACCCCCGCCGTCCTCTGGAAGCTTCCGGCACCTCTGGAATGAAAGCCTCCTTCAACGGAAGCCCCAACCTCTCCATCCTTGACGGATGGTGGGTGGAAGGCCACGATCCCGTCAACACCAACGGCTGGGCCATCGGTGAAGAACGCGAATACGAGAACCTCGATGTTCAGGACGACGCAGACGCCTACAGCCTGTATGACCTGCTGGAAAACCACATCGTGCCCGCCTACTACGAGCGCGACGACTCCAAACTGCGCCACAAGTGGATGAACATCGCCCGTGCTGCCATCAAGTCTGTGGCTCCCCAGTTCAGCATGGCCCGTCAGGTCATCGACTACACCAAGCAGTACTACCAGACCCTGGACGCCCGCGCCCAGAGCATCAGCAAAGAAGACCTGAAAGCCGTGCGTCACATCGCTGGCTGGAAGAACTGGGTGCGCCAGCAGTGGAGCCGCCTCCACGTGGAAGCCTTCAGTGAACTTCCCGAGCATGCCAAACCCGGCGACGCTGTGAAGGTGTACGTGCGTGTGCAAACCGCTGGCATCGATCCCAACACCCTGCGTGTGGAAGGCGTCATCCGCCGCCAGAGTGACGATGTGCGCACCTTCGGTGTCCTGACCCTGCAAAGCAGTCAAGACGGCTGGGCCGAGTACGCTGGCGAAGTGGCCCTCCCTGAGAGCGGCACCTTCGAAGTGGGCGCACGGGTGATTCCTTACGTGTCTGACCTCAGCACACCTCTGGAACTTGGCCTGATCCGCTGGGCTTAA
- the fabF gene encoding beta-ketoacyl-ACP synthase II, with protein MKRVVITGVGPVTPIGVGAAEFLEGQHSGKSGVGPLTHFDASMLNSRIAGEVHMDFSQWIDPKEGKRMDRFVKLAMVGAALAIKDAGLSEEDVAGEHAGSLIGSGIGGLESYQDAAVTFVTKGANRISPFFIPTMIANMAAGQVAMRYGLMGPSSTVVTACATGSGAVGDAFRIIQRGEADIMITGGAEAALTGMSMGGFASMKALSTRNDEPQKASRPFCKSRDGFVMGEGAGILVLEELEHALKRGARIYAEVVGYGTSADAYHMTMPAPEGRGAALAMRRALKSAGVAPEQIGYVNAHGTSTPANDLAETQALKSVFGDHASKLAVSSTKSQTGHLLGAAGAVEAIACAQALYNGVLPPTINYDDPDPELDLDYIPNQARTQQVEYAMSNSFAFGGQNAVLVFKRYV; from the coding sequence GTGAAACGAGTTGTGATTACAGGTGTGGGTCCGGTGACCCCCATTGGTGTGGGTGCCGCCGAATTTCTGGAGGGCCAGCACTCGGGCAAGAGTGGCGTGGGCCCCCTGACCCACTTTGATGCAAGCATGCTGAACAGCCGAATTGCTGGAGAAGTCCACATGGATTTCTCCCAGTGGATCGATCCCAAAGAAGGCAAGCGCATGGACCGCTTCGTCAAACTGGCGATGGTGGGTGCGGCTCTGGCCATCAAGGATGCCGGCCTTTCCGAAGAAGACGTGGCCGGAGAGCATGCCGGTTCCTTGATTGGCAGTGGCATTGGAGGTCTGGAGTCTTATCAAGATGCTGCTGTGACCTTTGTGACCAAAGGGGCCAACCGGATTTCTCCCTTCTTCATTCCCACCATGATCGCCAACATGGCAGCCGGTCAGGTGGCCATGCGTTATGGCTTGATGGGACCCAGTAGCACCGTGGTGACCGCCTGTGCCACCGGAAGCGGTGCTGTGGGCGATGCTTTCCGCATCATCCAGAGGGGCGAAGCCGACATCATGATCACCGGCGGGGCAGAAGCCGCCCTGACCGGCATGTCCATGGGCGGATTTGCCAGCATGAAGGCCCTCTCCACCCGCAACGATGAGCCCCAGAAAGCCAGCCGTCCATTCTGCAAATCCAGAGACGGTTTCGTGATGGGTGAAGGTGCAGGCATTCTGGTTCTTGAAGAACTGGAACACGCCCTGAAACGTGGAGCCCGCATTTACGCCGAAGTGGTGGGTTATGGCACCAGTGCCGACGCTTACCACATGACCATGCCTGCTCCAGAGGGACGGGGTGCCGCTCTGGCCATGCGCCGTGCCCTCAAGAGTGCAGGCGTGGCTCCAGAGCAAATTGGCTATGTGAATGCCCACGGCACCTCCACACCTGCCAATGACCTTGCGGAAACCCAGGCCCTGAAATCGGTGTTTGGTGACCATGCCAGCAAGCTTGCAGTCTCCAGCACCAAATCCCAGACCGGGCACTTGCTCGGGGCTGCGGGTGCAGTGGAGGCCATTGCCTGTGCACAGGCCCTTTACAACGGGGTTTTGCCTCCCACCATCAATTACGATGATCCCGATCCTGAACTGGACCTCGATTACATCCCCAATCAGGCCAGAACCCAGCAGGTCGAGTACGCCATGTCCAACTCTTTCGCCTTCGGCGGACAGAACGCCGTGCTGGTCTTCAAGCGTTACGTTTGA
- the dxs gene encoding 1-deoxy-D-xylulose-5-phosphate synthase yields MQVNEPAGKDTIVLLDHINGPEDLKNLSREELSQVADELRQEIIRVCATGGGHLASSLGAVELITALHHVFESPKDRILFDVGHQAYAHKILTGRRDRMQTIRKEGGLSGFTKVSESEHDAITVGHASTSLANALGMAFARDALGQDYNIVSVIGDGSLTGGMALAAINQIGFQQKRMLIILNDNEMSISENVGALNRYMRTLQVQRWFQDVEDAGKKAIQAFSRPLAQMMSRAKDSARNFFDPASDNPFKAMNVRYVGPIDGHDLEQLVYILGKVKDLEGPTMLHVVTKKGKGLEYAEKDPIKWHGAVPHDPTTGKAPASKGYSWSTAFGDAMIELAKEDPRLFVITPAMREGSGLVKYSQTHPHRYTDVGIAEDVAVTVGAGMALQGLKPVVAIYSTFLQRGFDQVLHDVAIEDLPVIFAIDRGGMVGADGATHHGVFDIAYLRTIPNVSVALPKDTSEMRAMFKAAMKQGGPVAIRYPRGNTDQVPEGTWPEIEWGSWEWLNPGEDVVVLAGGKALEYARKAVQDLPQVGLVNARFVKPLDEEMLEYIGRTARAIVTVEDHQKMGGFGSAVLEFLADRGLSPKVRVLGIPDQFYDHAEVSSIHAQAGIDAQAIRTVLAELGVDVPIEI; encoded by the coding sequence ATGCAGGTCAATGAACCTGCTGGAAAGGACACGATTGTGCTACTGGACCACATCAATGGACCCGAGGACCTCAAAAACCTCTCCCGGGAAGAACTTTCTCAGGTCGCGGATGAACTGCGTCAGGAAATCATCCGGGTGTGTGCCACTGGAGGTGGACACCTTGCCAGCAGTCTGGGTGCCGTTGAACTGATCACCGCTTTGCACCACGTTTTTGAAAGTCCCAAAGACCGCATTCTCTTTGATGTTGGACATCAAGCTTACGCCCACAAAATCCTCACTGGCCGCCGCGACCGCATGCAAACCATCCGCAAAGAAGGTGGCCTGTCCGGCTTCACCAAAGTCAGCGAATCTGAACACGATGCCATCACGGTGGGTCACGCCAGCACCAGCCTGGCCAACGCTCTGGGGATGGCTTTCGCCAGAGATGCCCTCGGACAGGATTACAACATTGTGTCTGTGATCGGAGACGGAAGCCTGACCGGCGGAATGGCTCTGGCAGCCATCAACCAGATTGGCTTCCAGCAAAAACGCATGCTGATCATCCTCAACGACAACGAAATGAGCATTTCGGAAAACGTGGGGGCCCTCAATCGGTACATGCGGACCCTGCAAGTGCAACGCTGGTTTCAGGATGTCGAAGATGCAGGCAAGAAAGCCATTCAGGCCTTCAGTCGTCCTCTGGCCCAGATGATGTCCAGAGCCAAAGACAGTGCACGCAACTTCTTTGATCCGGCTTCAGACAACCCTTTCAAAGCCATGAATGTGCGTTACGTCGGGCCCATTGATGGCCACGATCTTGAGCAACTGGTGTACATTCTGGGCAAAGTCAAAGACCTTGAAGGCCCCACCATGTTGCACGTGGTCACCAAAAAAGGCAAAGGGCTGGAATACGCCGAGAAAGACCCCATCAAGTGGCACGGTGCTGTTCCGCACGACCCAACCACTGGCAAAGCACCGGCCAGCAAAGGTTACAGTTGGTCCACGGCTTTTGGTGATGCCATGATCGAGCTGGCCAAGGAGGATCCACGCCTGTTTGTGATCACCCCGGCCATGCGTGAAGGCTCTGGACTGGTGAAATACAGCCAGACCCATCCCCACCGTTACACCGATGTGGGCATCGCTGAAGACGTGGCCGTGACTGTGGGCGCAGGCATGGCACTGCAAGGTCTGAAGCCTGTGGTCGCCATCTACAGCACCTTCTTGCAACGGGGATTCGATCAGGTCCTGCACGATGTGGCCATCGAAGACCTGCCTGTGATCTTTGCCATTGACCGTGGGGGAATGGTCGGAGCAGACGGAGCAACCCACCATGGGGTGTTTGACATCGCTTACCTGCGAACCATTCCTAATGTTTCGGTGGCCCTGCCCAAAGACACCTCTGAAATGCGTGCAATGTTCAAAGCCGCCATGAAACAAGGTGGTCCTGTGGCCATCCGTTACCCCAGAGGCAACACCGATCAGGTTCCTGAAGGCACCTGGCCTGAAATCGAGTGGGGTTCCTGGGAATGGCTGAACCCCGGCGAAGACGTGGTGGTTCTGGCAGGTGGGAAAGCTCTGGAGTATGCCCGAAAAGCCGTCCAAGACCTTCCACAGGTGGGTCTGGTCAATGCCCGCTTTGTGAAGCCGCTCGATGAGGAGATGCTGGAATACATTGGCCGCACCGCCAGAGCCATTGTGACGGTTGAAGACCACCAGAAGATGGGAGGGTTTGGTTCAGCGGTTTTGGAGTTTCTGGCAGATCGGGGCCTCAGTCCCAAAGTGCGGGTTCTGGGCATTCCTGACCAGTTCTATGACCATGCAGAGGTCTCCTCCATCCATGCCCAGGCCGGAATTGATGCTCAGGCCATTCGAACGGTCCTTGCAGAGCTGGGTGTAGACGTTCCCATAGAGATCTGA